Proteins encoded together in one Campylobacter concisus window:
- a CDS encoding winged helix-turn-helix domain-containing protein has protein sequence MLEILCKNSPHVVTYDEIDHHLYKNETLSQERIRSLVREIRAKIPTICLKTVRGTGYKVE, from the coding sequence CTGCTTGAAATTTTATGCAAAAACTCGCCCCACGTCGTCACTTATGACGAGATAGATCACCACCTATATAAAAACGAAACCTTGTCACAAGAGCGCATAAGATCACTCGTGCGAGAGATAAGAGCTAAGATACCAACTATCTGCTTAAAAACCGTGCGAGGCACTGGATATAAGGTGGAGTGA
- a CDS encoding methylenetetrahydrofolate reductase: MLKEKILNKEKGLVLYGLTPPKAEFDEAKLREISERWSGRINDIKADGLVLYEVQDESERNDSERTFEFSGTLSPEIYYKKYLNVATPSIFYRVASGYGEDEFRTALKAQSSNLNVLVGATSSTQKVRLNLARAYEIASEFKELTVGGVCIAERHGKKGDEPQRMREKIAAGAKFFISQAIFDVQLARKFLEDCAAAKISEPIFLTFSTAGNAKTLEFIKWLGVSVPSLVEERLNSSSDYLASSCEIIKEIWCELKKFGDENGLNLSINIESVMAKRTEIEASLELTKNIRELV, translated from the coding sequence ATGCTAAAAGAAAAAATTTTAAATAAAGAAAAGGGGCTCGTGCTATATGGCCTCACGCCGCCAAAGGCTGAATTTGACGAGGCAAAGCTGCGTGAGATCTCAGAGCGCTGGAGCGGGCGGATAAATGATATCAAGGCCGATGGACTCGTGCTTTACGAGGTGCAAGACGAGAGCGAGCGAAATGATAGCGAGAGGACATTTGAGTTTAGTGGGACGCTAAGCCCAGAAATTTACTATAAAAAGTATCTAAACGTCGCAACACCTAGTATATTTTACCGTGTGGCTAGCGGATACGGCGAGGATGAATTTCGCACAGCACTTAAGGCTCAAAGCTCAAATTTAAACGTACTAGTGGGGGCAACTTCAAGCACTCAAAAGGTGAGGCTAAATTTAGCTCGCGCCTACGAGATCGCTAGCGAATTTAAAGAGTTGACAGTGGGTGGTGTCTGTATCGCAGAGCGCCACGGTAAAAAGGGCGATGAGCCACAAAGGATGCGTGAAAAGATCGCAGCTGGGGCTAAATTTTTCATATCGCAAGCGATCTTTGACGTACAGCTAGCGCGTAAATTTTTAGAGGATTGCGCGGCTGCAAAGATAAGCGAGCCGATATTTCTTACATTTAGCACAGCGGGCAATGCAAAAACGCTTGAATTTATCAAATGGCTCGGAGTGAGCGTGCCAAGCTTGGTTGAAGAGAGGCTAAATTCCAGCTCTGACTACCTAGCTAGTAGCTGCGAGATCATCAAAGAAATTTGGTGCGAGCTAAAGAAATTTGGTGATGAAAATGGGCTAAATTTAAGCATAAACATAGAAAGTGTCATGGCAAAGCGCACCGAGATCGAAGCGAGCCTGGAGCTAACAAAAAACATAAGAGAGTTGGTGTAA